A single Vulpes vulpes isolate BD-2025 chromosome 16, VulVul3, whole genome shotgun sequence DNA region contains:
- the OR10P1 gene encoding olfactory receptor 10P1, with protein MAEENQTLPEFLLLGFSDFRALQGPLFWMVLLVYLVTLLGNCAIILLTQASPSLHSPMYFLLRHLSVVELLYTTDIVPRTLVDLASPYPRAISFQSCVAQMYVFVVLGISECCLLTAMAYDRYAAICRPLHYATLMSWRACTAMVGVSWLMGIITATTHSSLIFTLPFPSHPIIPHFLCDILPVLRLASAGKHESEISVMTATVVFIMVPFSLIIDSYARILGAILAMASTQSRRKVFSTCSSHLLVVFLFFGTASITYIQPRAGSSVTMNRILSLFYTVITPMLNPIIYTLRNKEVARALQRMVKRQVSSP; from the coding sequence ATGGCTGAGGAAAATCAGACTCTGCCTGAATTTCTCCTTCTAGGATTTTCTGACTTCAGGGCCCTGCAGGGACCCCTGTTCTGGATGGTACTTCTGGTTTACCTGGTCACCTTGCTGGGTAACTGTGCCATCATCCTCCTCACACAGGCGAGCCCATCCCTGCATTCCCCCATGTACTTCCTCCTGCGCCACCTCTCCGTGGTGGAGCTCCTGTACACCACGGACATTGTGCCCAGGACCCTGGTTGACCTGGCCTCCCCATACCCCCGGGCCATCTCCTTCCAGAGCTGTGTGGCCCAGATGTACGTCTTCGTGGTCCTGGGCATCTCAGAGTGCTGCCTCCTCACAgccatggcctatgaccgctatgcgGCCATCTGCCGGCCCCTGCACTATGCCACCCTCATGAGCTGGAGGGCCTGCACGGCCATGGTGGGTGTCTCCTGGCTCATGGGCATCATCACAGCCACCACCCATTCCTCTCTCATCTtcactctgcccttccccagccACCCCATCATCCCGCACTTCCTCTGTGACATCCTGCCAGTACTGAGGCTGGCAAGTGCTGGGAAACACGAGAGTGAAATCTCCGTGATGACAGCCACCGTGGTCTTCATCATGGTCCCCTTCTCTCTGATCATTGACTCTTATGCCCGCATTCTGGGTGCCATCCTGGCAATGGCCTCCACCCAGAGCCGTCGCAAGGTCTTCTCTACTTGCTCCTCCCACCTGCTTGTGGTCTTCCTCTTCTTTGGAACAGCCAGCATCACCTACATCCAGCCCCGGGCGGGCTCCTCTGTCACCATGAACCGCATCCTCAGCCTCTTCTACACAGTCATCACACCCATGCTCAACCCCATCATCTACACCCTTCGCAACAAGGAAGTGGCAAGGGCCCTGCAGCGCATGGTGAAGAGGCAGGTCTCCTCACCATGA